Proteins from a single region of Osmerus eperlanus chromosome 26, fOsmEpe2.1, whole genome shotgun sequence:
- the lrrc7 gene encoding leucine-rich repeat-containing protein 7 isoform X8, producing MDNYSSLQLQCLEMTTKRKLIGRLVPCRCFRGEEEVISVLDYSHCSLQQVPKEIFSFERTLEELYLDANQIEELPKQLFNCQALKKLSMPDNDLSNLPTTIGSLVNLKELDISKNGIQEFPDNIKCCKCLSVVEASVNPIAKLPDGFTQLLNLTQLFLNDAFLEYLPANFGRLSKLRILELRENHLKTMPKSIHRLSQLERLDLGSNEFSEMPEVLEQIHNLKELWLDNNSLQSIPGSLGKLRQLRYLDLAKNRIESLDTDVSGCESLEDLLLSSNMLQHLPDSIGMLKKLTTLKVDDNQLTSLPNTIGSLSLLEEFDCSCNELESLPPTIGYLTNLRTFAADENFLTELPREIGNCRNVTVMSLRSNKLEFLPDEIGQMTKLRVLNLSDNRLKNLPFTFTKLKDLAALWLSDNQSKALIPLQTEAHPETKQRVLTNYMFPQQPRHDEDYQSDTDSFNPTLWEEQRQQRMTVAFEFEEKKEEEDNSGKVKVEINLKRYPTPYPEDLKNMVKSVQSLVGKSGHQGGANTNSSGTNMEHLSKEQYEPPWPLPPKEVLERDLQDFTQAQLVEQGAIHNSAIDIPMRKDKEDLMESSEIALHGVVSQHPLPELPPAGSARYRLLDSMGGSPNDIRISDMRPTLVDPPMYKPKVVLLGKDKKESTDDSEADKMQCVNHSGSSATYSDYSPSQGSSGSSNPPPNTAMHTPGKDGGPQTHWTNRLAQSFPKPLETKPLLSQRETPPSGGTLQQRGERRPLSDSYDSWGEVPHYDNTGFVSEEAPLEPPAGGSAGNPMLGSKPRSASTHGRRPLMRQERIVGVPLDLEQTPHAFHNARAPPDNQVPPPTPANPWQNWTRTPSPFEDRTAFPSRLDPTPSSSPRPDRKDFEGELAEMQGPFPSAGNWSYLDPTQGGGGRGQAGGRGQGQGGASVFAHGQPRKDPSKVAMVMSKSSERLSPMMKEVKAKFKKSQSIDEMDMGSYKIYSIPMDSYSSSIEHQGSVEHTDMPGQGMGGLGEQSMSRSQSAPMLDDDLDYGASKAGQQKPAVPKKVYHFDQSFNPQGPLERRAPPPFPNTPEYANQPGKTLPKELISPRGYRGYPPLEMFSFAQSPGNEDNPPPPPQQQPLPSQRSRPGFLRRADSLVSSTELALFRRVQEAQDQAELYARQLPFSSLHDHNSLAGSLLDAQPPSHKRNGRYEEDYSSYQEQKKPVMAYPTKSLTQRRPLSARSYSTETYGASQARPVSARPTMAALLEKMPPDYNLSTCTEKGPEPAPRAAVPAKPEDITSKMPVDWRQQLLRHIESKRLDRSPSQQGGMLDNGQEGAPGSGQWAPYSLGRRDVPPEIMKKAGHVPHQSQTMIVTSASATPPHRSAREQQYEGAINKISIQQYQAGLPMAISPSANPQYQPSMTMAIHASNQYQTGSSSNHPQYQTGPSSNQYQTGSSSNHPQYQTGPSSNHPQYQTGSSSNHPQYQTGPSSNHHQYQTGPSSNQYQTGSSSNQYQTSSSSNHPQYQTGPSSNQYQTSSSSNQYQTGTSSNQYQTGPSSNQYQTGSSSNHPQYQTGTSSNHPQYQKAITTNPRPQSARCLLQTKGQKSMDGFQEQQLCVRIEKNPGLGFSISGGLSGQGNPFKPSDLGTA from the exons ATGGACAATTACTCGAGCCTTCAAC tgCAGTGTCTGGAGATGACCACCAAGAGGAAGCTGATTGGGCGGCTGGTGCCGTGCAGATGTTTCCGTGGCGAGGAGGAGGTGATCTCCGTGCTGGATTACTCCCACTGCAGTCTGCAGCAGGTGCCCAAGGAGATCTTCAGCTTCGAGCGCACCCTGGAGGAGCTCTATCTGGACGCCAACCAGATAGAGGAGCTGCCCAag CAACTGTTTAACTGTCAGGCTTTGAAGAAACTGAGCATGCCCGACAATGACCTGTCAAACCTGCCCACCACCATCGGCAGCCTGGTCAACCTCAAGGAGCTGGACATCAGTAAAAACG GTATCCAAGAGTTTCCAGACAACATCAAGTGTTGTAAATGCCTGTCTGTGGTGGAGGCCAGTGTCAACCCCATCGCCAa aCTTCCAGATGGTTTCACCCAGCTCCTCAACCTGACTCAACTCTTCTTGAACGATGCCTTCCTGGAGTATCTACCCGCTAACTTTGGAAG ACTGTCCAAACTACGGATCTTGGAGCTACGAGAGAACCACCTGAAGACAATGCCAAA gTCCATCCACAGACTGTCTCAACTGGAACGGCTAGATTTGGGGAGCAACGAGTTttcagagatg ccaGAGGTCTTGGAGCAGATTCACAACCTGAAGGAACTGTGGCTGGACAACAACTCTCTCCAGTCCATACCTGGG tcccTGGGCAAGCTGAGACAGCTACGCTACCTGGACCTGGCTAAGAACCGGATCGAGAGTCTGGACACAGACGTCTCAGGCTGCGAGTCTCTGGAAGACCTTCTGCTCTCCTCCAACATGCTGCAGCACCTTCCGGACTCGATAG GAATGTTGAAGAAGCTCACCACTCTCAAAGTGGACGACAACCAGCTCACCTCACTGCCTAACACCATCGGGAG TCTGTCCCTGCTGGAGGAGTTTGACTGCAGCTGTAACGAGCTGGAGTCTCTGCCTCCCACCATCGGCTACCTGACCAACCTCAGGACCTTCGCTGCTGATGAGAACTTCCTCACAGAGCTGCCCAGGGAG ATCGGCAACTGCAGGAATGTGACTGTCATGTCTCTGCGCTCCAACAAACTGGAGTTCCTGCCCGACGAAATAGGACAGATGACCAAGCTGCGAGTCTTAAACCTCAGTGACAAcag GTTAAAGAATCTACCTTTCACCTTCACCAAACTAAAGGATCTGGCTGCTTTGTGGCTCTCAGACAATCAG tccAAGGCTCTGATCCCCCTCCAGACAGAGGCCCACCCAGAGACCAAGCAGAGAGTCCTCACCAACTACATGTTCCCCCAGCAACCACGACACGACGAAG actaCCAGTCGGACACAGACAGCTTCAACCCCACCCTGTGGGAGGAGCAGAGGCAACAGAGGATGACGGTGGCCTTCGAGTtcgaggagaagaaggaggaggaggacaactcTGGCAAAGTCAAG GTGGAGATTAACCTGAAGCGCTACCCCACTCCCTATCCCGAGGACCTGAAGAACATGGTGAAGTCGGTCCAGAGTCTGGTGGGTAAGAGTGGTCACCAGGGCGGCGCCAACACCAACTCCTCCGGAACCAACATGGAGCATCTGAGCAAGGAGCAGTACGAGCCCCCTTGGCCTCTGCCCCCTaaagag GTTTTAGAAAGAGACTTGCAGGACTTCACTCAGGCACAGCTAGTGGAGCAGGGAGCCATCCACAACTCTGCTATCGACATCCCCATGAGGAAAGACAAGGAGGATCTTATGGAAAGCTCAGAG ATTGCTTTACATGGCGTGGTCTCCCAGCATCCTCTACCAGAGCTCCCGCCCGCAGGCTCGGCTCGCTACCGCCTCCTC gactCCATGGGAGGCTCCCCGAATGACATCCGGATCTCGGACATGCGGCCCACCCTGGTGGACCCCCCCATGTACAAGCCCAAGGTGGTGCTCCTGGGCAAGGACAAGAAAG AGTCCACGGACGACTCGGAGGCAGACAAGATGCAGTGTGTGAACCACAGTGGCTCCTCTGCCACCTACTCGGACTACTCCCCGTCGCAGGGCTCCTCCGGGtcctccaaccctccccccaacaCCGCCATGCACACCCCGGGGAAGGACGGCggcccacagacacactggaccaacag GCTGGCCCAGTCGTTCCCCAAGCCCCTGGAGACCAAGCCCCTGCTGAGCCAGAGGGAGACCCCTCCGTCCGGCGGCACGCTGCAGCAGCGCGGCGAGCGCCGGCCCCTCAGCGACTCCTACGACAGCTGGGGCGAGGTGCCCCACTACGACAACACGGGCTTCGTGTCCGAGGAGGCCCCCCTGGAGCCCCCCGCCGGGGGAAGCGCGGGGAACCCCATGCTGGGCTCCAAGCCGCGCAGCGCCTCCACCCACGGGCGGCGCCCCCTGATGAGGCAGGAGCGCATCGTGGGCGTGCCCCTGGACCTGGAGCAGACGCCGCATGCCTTCCACAACGCCCGCGCCCCCCCCGACAACCAAgtgcctccccccaccccggccAACCCCTGGCAGAACTGGACGCGCACCCCGAGTCCCTTCGAGGACCGCACCGCCTTCCCCTCCCGCCTCGACCCCACGCCGTCCTCCAGTCCCCGCCCCGACCGGAAGGACTTCGAGGGGGAACTCGCCGAGATGCAGGGCCCCTTCCCCTCCGCCGGGAACTGGAGCTACCTGGATCCGACGCAGGGcggtggggggcggggccaggcgggagggcggggccagggccagggcggAGCCAGCGTATTCGCCCACGGCCAGCCCAGGAAGGACCCCTCCAAGGTCGCCATGGTGATGAGCAAGAGCTCGGAGCGCCTGTCTCCCATGATGAAGGAGGTGAAGGCCAAGTTCAAGAAGAGTCAGAGCATCGACGAGATGGACATGGGCTCCTACAAGATCTACAGCATCCCCATGGACAGCTACAGCTCCAGCATCGAGCACCAGGGCAGCGTGGAGCACACCGACATGCCGGGCCAGGGcatggggggcctgggggagcagAGCATGTCCAGGAGCCAGTCAGCCCCCATGCTGGACGACGACTTGGACTACGGCGCCTCCAAGGCGGGCCAGCAGAAGCCGGCGGTCCCTAAGAAGGTCTACCATTTCGACCAGAGCTTCAACCCCCAGGGCCCCCTGGAGAGAcgcgccccccctcccttccccaacaCCCCCGAGTACGCCAACCAACCGGGCAAGACGCTCCCCAAGGAGCTGATCAGCCCACGGGGTTACCGCGGCTACCCGCCCCTGGAGATGTTCTCCTTCGCCCAGTCGCCGGGCAACGAGgacaacccccctcctcccccccagcagcagccccTCCCGTCCCAGCGCTCGCGGCCGGGCTTCCTGCGCCGGGCCGACTCCCTGGTGAGCTCCACGGAGCTGGCGCTGTTCCGGCGCGTCCAGGAAGCGCAGGACCAGGCGGAGCTCTACGCCCGCCAGCtgcccttctccagcctccacgACCACAACAGCCTGGCGGGCAGCCTCCTCGACGCCCAGCCTCCGTCCCACAAGAGGAACGGCCGCTACGAGGAGGACTACTCCTCCTACCAGGAGCAGAAGAAGCCCGTCATGGCCTACCCCACCAAGAGCTTGACCCAGCGGCGCCCGCTGTCGGCGCGGAGCTACAGCACGGAGACCTACGGGGCGTCGCAGGCCCGGCCCGTGTCGGCCCGGCCCACCATGGCGGCGCTGCTGGAGAAGATGCCCCCGGACTACAACCTGAGCACGTGCACCGAGAAGGGCCCGGAGCCGGCGCCGCGGGCCGCCGTGCCGGCCAAGCCCGAGGACATCACGTCCAAGATGCCGGTGGATTGGAGGCAGCAGCTGCTTCGCCACATCGAGTCCAAGAGGCTGGACCGG agcCCCTCCCAGCAGGGCGGCATGCTGGACAACGGCCAGGAGGGGGCGCCGGGCAGCGGCCAGTGGGCGCCCTACTCTCTGGGCCGCAGGGATGTGCCCCCTGAAATCATGAAGAAG GCAGGCCACGTCCCGCACCAATCACAGACCATGATAGTGACCTCAGCCTCGGCCACGCCCCCACACCGCTCGGCACGGGAACAGCAGTACGAAGGGGCTATAAACAAGATCTCCATCCAGCAGTACCAGGCGGGCCTGCCCATGGCCATATCCCCCTCAGCCAACCCCCAGTACCAACCTAGCATGACCATGGCTATACACGCCTCTAATCAGTACCAGActggctcctcctccaaccACCCCCAGTACCAGACTGGCCCCTCCTCCAACCAATACCAGACTGGCTCCTCCTCCAATCACCCCCAGTACCAGACTGGCCCCTCCTCCAATCACCCCCAGTACCAGActggctcctcctccaaccATCCCCAGTACCAGACTGGCCCCTCCTCCAATCACCACCAATACCAGACTGGCCCCTCCTCCAACCAATACCAGActggctcctcctccaaccAATACCAGACTAGCTCCTCCTCTAACCACCCTCAGTACCAGACTGGTCCCTCCTCCAACCAATACCAAACTAGCTCCTCCTCCAACCAATACCAGACTGGCACCTCCTCCAACCAATACCAGACTGGTCCCTCCTCCAACCAGTACCAGActggctcctcctccaaccACCCCCAGTACCAGACCGGCACCTCCTCCAACCACCCCCAGTACCAGAAGGCCATCACCACTAACCCTAGACCCCAGAGTGCACGCTGCCTTCTTCAGACCAAAGGACAGAAGAGCATGGACGGTTTCCAGGAGCAG cagctgtgtgtgaggataGAGAAGAACCCAGGGCTTGGCTTCAGTATCTCAGGAGGGCTCAGTGGCCAGGGGAATCCCTTCAAGCCCTCTGACCTG GGTACAGCCTGA
- the lrrc7 gene encoding leucine-rich repeat-containing protein 7 isoform X3 encodes MTTKRKLIGRLVPCRCFRGEEEVISVLDYSHCSLQQVPKEIFSFERTLEELYLDANQIEELPKQLFNCQALKKLSMPDNDLSNLPTTIGSLVNLKELDISKNGIQEFPDNIKCCKCLSVVEASVNPIAKLPDGFTQLLNLTQLFLNDAFLEYLPANFGRLSKLRILELRENHLKTMPKSIHRLSQLERLDLGSNEFSEMPEVLEQIHNLKELWLDNNSLQSIPGSLGKLRQLRYLDLAKNRIESLDTDVSGCESLEDLLLSSNMLQHLPDSIGMLKKLTTLKVDDNQLTSLPNTIGSGRAKLGLSLLEEFDCSCNELESLPPTIGYLTNLRTFAADENFLTELPREIGNCRNVTVMSLRSNKLEFLPDEIGQMTKLRVLNLSDNRLKNLPFTFTKLKDLAALWLSDNQSKALIPLQTEAHPETKQRVLTNYMFPQQPRHDEDYQSDTDSFNPTLWEEQRQQRMTVAFEFEEKKEEEDNSGKVKVEINLKRYPTPYPEDLKNMVKSVQSLVGKSGHQGGANTNSSGTNMEHLSKEQYEPPWPLPPKEVLERDLQDFTQAQLVEQGAIHNSAIDIPMRKDKEDLMESSEIALHGVVSQHPLPELPPAGSARYRLLDSMGGSPNDIRISDMRPTLVDPPMYKPKVVLLGKDKKESTDDSEADKMQCVNHSGSSATYSDYSPSQGSSGSSNPPPNTAMHTPGKDGGPQTHWTNRLAQSFPKPLETKPLLSQRETPPSGGTLQQRGERRPLSDSYDSWGEVPHYDNTGFVSEEAPLEPPAGGSAGNPMLGSKPRSASTHGRRPLMRQERIVGVPLDLEQTPHAFHNARAPPDNQVPPPTPANPWQNWTRTPSPFEDRTAFPSRLDPTPSSSPRPDRKDFEGELAEMQGPFPSAGNWSYLDPTQGGGGRGQAGGRGQGQGGASVFAHGQPRKDPSKVAMVMSKSSERLSPMMKEVKAKFKKSQSIDEMDMGSYKIYSIPMDSYSSSIEHQGSVEHTDMPGQGMGGLGEQSMSRSQSAPMLDDDLDYGASKAGQQKPAVPKKVYHFDQSFNPQGPLERRAPPPFPNTPEYANQPGKTLPKELISPRGYRGYPPLEMFSFAQSPGNEDNPPPPPQQQPLPSQRSRPGFLRRADSLVSSTELALFRRVQEAQDQAELYARQLPFSSLHDHNSLAGSLLDAQPPSHKRNGRYEEDYSSYQEQKKPVMAYPTKSLTQRRPLSARSYSTETYGASQARPVSARPTMAALLEKMPPDYNLSTCTEKGPEPAPRAAVPAKPEDITSKMPVDWRQQLLRHIESKRLDRSPSQQGGMLDNGQEGAPGSGQWAPYSLGRRDVPPEIMKKLPDSLPNGLNYPQAGHVPHQSQTMIVTSASATPPHRSAREQQYEGAINKISIQQYQAGLPMAISPSANPQYQPSMTMAIHASNQYQTGSSSNHPQYQTGPSSNQYQTGSSSNHPQYQTGPSSNHPQYQTGSSSNHPQYQTGPSSNHHQYQTGPSSNQYQTGSSSNQYQTSSSSNHPQYQTGPSSNQYQTSSSSNQYQTGTSSNQYQTGPSSNQYQTGSSSNHPQYQTGTSSNHPQYQKAITTNPRPQSARCLLQTKGQKSMDGFQEQQLCVRIEKNPGLGFSISGGLSGQGNPFKPSDLGTA; translated from the exons ATGACCACCAAGAGGAAGCTGATTGGGCGGCTGGTGCCGTGCAGATGTTTCCGTGGCGAGGAGGAGGTGATCTCCGTGCTGGATTACTCCCACTGCAGTCTGCAGCAGGTGCCCAAGGAGATCTTCAGCTTCGAGCGCACCCTGGAGGAGCTCTATCTGGACGCCAACCAGATAGAGGAGCTGCCCAag CAACTGTTTAACTGTCAGGCTTTGAAGAAACTGAGCATGCCCGACAATGACCTGTCAAACCTGCCCACCACCATCGGCAGCCTGGTCAACCTCAAGGAGCTGGACATCAGTAAAAACG GTATCCAAGAGTTTCCAGACAACATCAAGTGTTGTAAATGCCTGTCTGTGGTGGAGGCCAGTGTCAACCCCATCGCCAa aCTTCCAGATGGTTTCACCCAGCTCCTCAACCTGACTCAACTCTTCTTGAACGATGCCTTCCTGGAGTATCTACCCGCTAACTTTGGAAG ACTGTCCAAACTACGGATCTTGGAGCTACGAGAGAACCACCTGAAGACAATGCCAAA gTCCATCCACAGACTGTCTCAACTGGAACGGCTAGATTTGGGGAGCAACGAGTTttcagagatg ccaGAGGTCTTGGAGCAGATTCACAACCTGAAGGAACTGTGGCTGGACAACAACTCTCTCCAGTCCATACCTGGG tcccTGGGCAAGCTGAGACAGCTACGCTACCTGGACCTGGCTAAGAACCGGATCGAGAGTCTGGACACAGACGTCTCAGGCTGCGAGTCTCTGGAAGACCTTCTGCTCTCCTCCAACATGCTGCAGCACCTTCCGGACTCGATAG GAATGTTGAAGAAGCTCACCACTCTCAAAGTGGACGACAACCAGCTCACCTCACTGCCTAACACCATCGGGAG TGGACGAGCCAAACTAGG TCTGTCCCTGCTGGAGGAGTTTGACTGCAGCTGTAACGAGCTGGAGTCTCTGCCTCCCACCATCGGCTACCTGACCAACCTCAGGACCTTCGCTGCTGATGAGAACTTCCTCACAGAGCTGCCCAGGGAG ATCGGCAACTGCAGGAATGTGACTGTCATGTCTCTGCGCTCCAACAAACTGGAGTTCCTGCCCGACGAAATAGGACAGATGACCAAGCTGCGAGTCTTAAACCTCAGTGACAAcag GTTAAAGAATCTACCTTTCACCTTCACCAAACTAAAGGATCTGGCTGCTTTGTGGCTCTCAGACAATCAG tccAAGGCTCTGATCCCCCTCCAGACAGAGGCCCACCCAGAGACCAAGCAGAGAGTCCTCACCAACTACATGTTCCCCCAGCAACCACGACACGACGAAG actaCCAGTCGGACACAGACAGCTTCAACCCCACCCTGTGGGAGGAGCAGAGGCAACAGAGGATGACGGTGGCCTTCGAGTtcgaggagaagaaggaggaggaggacaactcTGGCAAAGTCAAG GTGGAGATTAACCTGAAGCGCTACCCCACTCCCTATCCCGAGGACCTGAAGAACATGGTGAAGTCGGTCCAGAGTCTGGTGGGTAAGAGTGGTCACCAGGGCGGCGCCAACACCAACTCCTCCGGAACCAACATGGAGCATCTGAGCAAGGAGCAGTACGAGCCCCCTTGGCCTCTGCCCCCTaaagag GTTTTAGAAAGAGACTTGCAGGACTTCACTCAGGCACAGCTAGTGGAGCAGGGAGCCATCCACAACTCTGCTATCGACATCCCCATGAGGAAAGACAAGGAGGATCTTATGGAAAGCTCAGAG ATTGCTTTACATGGCGTGGTCTCCCAGCATCCTCTACCAGAGCTCCCGCCCGCAGGCTCGGCTCGCTACCGCCTCCTC gactCCATGGGAGGCTCCCCGAATGACATCCGGATCTCGGACATGCGGCCCACCCTGGTGGACCCCCCCATGTACAAGCCCAAGGTGGTGCTCCTGGGCAAGGACAAGAAAG AGTCCACGGACGACTCGGAGGCAGACAAGATGCAGTGTGTGAACCACAGTGGCTCCTCTGCCACCTACTCGGACTACTCCCCGTCGCAGGGCTCCTCCGGGtcctccaaccctccccccaacaCCGCCATGCACACCCCGGGGAAGGACGGCggcccacagacacactggaccaacag GCTGGCCCAGTCGTTCCCCAAGCCCCTGGAGACCAAGCCCCTGCTGAGCCAGAGGGAGACCCCTCCGTCCGGCGGCACGCTGCAGCAGCGCGGCGAGCGCCGGCCCCTCAGCGACTCCTACGACAGCTGGGGCGAGGTGCCCCACTACGACAACACGGGCTTCGTGTCCGAGGAGGCCCCCCTGGAGCCCCCCGCCGGGGGAAGCGCGGGGAACCCCATGCTGGGCTCCAAGCCGCGCAGCGCCTCCACCCACGGGCGGCGCCCCCTGATGAGGCAGGAGCGCATCGTGGGCGTGCCCCTGGACCTGGAGCAGACGCCGCATGCCTTCCACAACGCCCGCGCCCCCCCCGACAACCAAgtgcctccccccaccccggccAACCCCTGGCAGAACTGGACGCGCACCCCGAGTCCCTTCGAGGACCGCACCGCCTTCCCCTCCCGCCTCGACCCCACGCCGTCCTCCAGTCCCCGCCCCGACCGGAAGGACTTCGAGGGGGAACTCGCCGAGATGCAGGGCCCCTTCCCCTCCGCCGGGAACTGGAGCTACCTGGATCCGACGCAGGGcggtggggggcggggccaggcgggagggcggggccagggccagggcggAGCCAGCGTATTCGCCCACGGCCAGCCCAGGAAGGACCCCTCCAAGGTCGCCATGGTGATGAGCAAGAGCTCGGAGCGCCTGTCTCCCATGATGAAGGAGGTGAAGGCCAAGTTCAAGAAGAGTCAGAGCATCGACGAGATGGACATGGGCTCCTACAAGATCTACAGCATCCCCATGGACAGCTACAGCTCCAGCATCGAGCACCAGGGCAGCGTGGAGCACACCGACATGCCGGGCCAGGGcatggggggcctgggggagcagAGCATGTCCAGGAGCCAGTCAGCCCCCATGCTGGACGACGACTTGGACTACGGCGCCTCCAAGGCGGGCCAGCAGAAGCCGGCGGTCCCTAAGAAGGTCTACCATTTCGACCAGAGCTTCAACCCCCAGGGCCCCCTGGAGAGAcgcgccccccctcccttccccaacaCCCCCGAGTACGCCAACCAACCGGGCAAGACGCTCCCCAAGGAGCTGATCAGCCCACGGGGTTACCGCGGCTACCCGCCCCTGGAGATGTTCTCCTTCGCCCAGTCGCCGGGCAACGAGgacaacccccctcctcccccccagcagcagccccTCCCGTCCCAGCGCTCGCGGCCGGGCTTCCTGCGCCGGGCCGACTCCCTGGTGAGCTCCACGGAGCTGGCGCTGTTCCGGCGCGTCCAGGAAGCGCAGGACCAGGCGGAGCTCTACGCCCGCCAGCtgcccttctccagcctccacgACCACAACAGCCTGGCGGGCAGCCTCCTCGACGCCCAGCCTCCGTCCCACAAGAGGAACGGCCGCTACGAGGAGGACTACTCCTCCTACCAGGAGCAGAAGAAGCCCGTCATGGCCTACCCCACCAAGAGCTTGACCCAGCGGCGCCCGCTGTCGGCGCGGAGCTACAGCACGGAGACCTACGGGGCGTCGCAGGCCCGGCCCGTGTCGGCCCGGCCCACCATGGCGGCGCTGCTGGAGAAGATGCCCCCGGACTACAACCTGAGCACGTGCACCGAGAAGGGCCCGGAGCCGGCGCCGCGGGCCGCCGTGCCGGCCAAGCCCGAGGACATCACGTCCAAGATGCCGGTGGATTGGAGGCAGCAGCTGCTTCGCCACATCGAGTCCAAGAGGCTGGACCGG agcCCCTCCCAGCAGGGCGGCATGCTGGACAACGGCCAGGAGGGGGCGCCGGGCAGCGGCCAGTGGGCGCCCTACTCTCTGGGCCGCAGGGATGTGCCCCCTGAAATCATGAAGAAG CTTCCTGACTCTCTGCCTAACGGGCTGAATTACCCACAGGCAGGCCACGTCCCGCACCAATCACAGACCATGATAGTGACCTCAGCCTCGGCCACGCCCCCACACCGCTCGGCACGGGAACAGCAGTACGAAGGGGCTATAAACAAGATCTCCATCCAGCAGTACCAGGCGGGCCTGCCCATGGCCATATCCCCCTCAGCCAACCCCCAGTACCAACCTAGCATGACCATGGCTATACACGCCTCTAATCAGTACCAGActggctcctcctccaaccACCCCCAGTACCAGACTGGCCCCTCCTCCAACCAATACCAGACTGGCTCCTCCTCCAATCACCCCCAGTACCAGACTGGCCCCTCCTCCAATCACCCCCAGTACCAGActggctcctcctccaaccATCCCCAGTACCAGACTGGCCCCTCCTCCAATCACCACCAATACCAGACTGGCCCCTCCTCCAACCAATACCAGActggctcctcctccaaccAATACCAGACTAGCTCCTCCTCTAACCACCCTCAGTACCAGACTGGTCCCTCCTCCAACCAATACCAAACTAGCTCCTCCTCCAACCAATACCAGACTGGCACCTCCTCCAACCAATACCAGACTGGTCCCTCCTCCAACCAGTACCAGActggctcctcctccaaccACCCCCAGTACCAGACCGGCACCTCCTCCAACCACCCCCAGTACCAGAAGGCCATCACCACTAACCCTAGACCCCAGAGTGCACGCTGCCTTCTTCAGACCAAAGGACAGAAGAGCATGGACGGTTTCCAGGAGCAG cagctgtgtgtgaggataGAGAAGAACCCAGGGCTTGGCTTCAGTATCTCAGGAGGGCTCAGTGGCCAGGGGAATCCCTTCAAGCCCTCTGACCTG GGTACAGCCTGA